A genomic region of Ammospiza nelsoni isolate bAmmNel1 chromosome 3, bAmmNel1.pri, whole genome shotgun sequence contains the following coding sequences:
- the IAH1 gene encoding isoamyl acetate-hydrolyzing esterase 1 homolog has protein sequence MALAEAGARGRLLRWPRVLLFGDSITEYSFQENGWGAYLAERLVRKCDVVNRGISGYNTRWAKLILPRLITESTGADSIAAVTIFFGANDSALKELNPKQHVPLEEYAANLKGMVQYLKSVDITADKIILITPPPLQESAWEKACLAKGDKLNRCNATTGQYAQACVRVAKECGTDVLDLWSLMQKNQDFSSYLSDGLHLSAKGNSFVAAQLWSRLENKLSALPSLLPYWRDVDHTNPEASLL, from the exons ATGGCGCTGGCAGAGGCGGGCGCCCGCGGGCGGCTCTTGCGCTGGCCCCGCGTCCTGCTCTTCGGAGACTCCATCACTGAG tACTCCTTCCAGGAAAATGGCTGGGGGGCATACCTTGCTGAGAGACTGGTCAG aaaatgtgatgtTGTGAACCGTGGGATCTCGGGGTACAACACCAGATGGGCTAAGTTGATTCTTCCAAGACTGATCACTGAAAGTACTGGTGCTGACAGTATTGCTGCAGTTACTATTTTCTTTGGAGCTAATGACAGTGCTTTGAAAG AGCTGAACCCCAAGCAGCACGTTCCTCTGGAGGAGTACGCCGCCAACCTGAAGGGCATGGTGCAGTACCTGAAGTCAGTAGACATTACTGCAGACAAGATCATTTTGATAACACCCCCACCTCTTCAGGAATCAGCTTGGGAAAAGGCATGTCTTGCCAAAG GTGACAAGCTGAACCGCTGCAATGCCACCACGGGGCAGTACGCCCAGGCCTGCGTCCGGGTGGCCAAGGAGTGCGGCACGGACGTGCTCGACCTCTGGAGCCTGATGCAGAAGAACCAG GATTTCTCTTCCTATTTGTCTGATGGCCTTCATTTATCAGCGAAAGGCAACAGCTTTGTAGCAGCCCAGCTTTGGTCACGTCTGGAAAACAAACTGTCTGCCcttccttctctgcttcctTACTGGCGTGACGTGGACCACACGAACCCCGAGGCCAGTCTGCTGTGA
- the CPSF3 gene encoding cleavage and polyadenylation specificity factor subunit 3 isoform X3, with product MLQKLFTDGFFQTMLKSGHVLGAAMFMIEIAGVKLLYTGDFSRQEDRHLMAAEIPNIKPDILIIESTYGTHIHEKREEREARFCNTVHDIVNRGGRGLIPVFALGRAQELLLILDEYWQNHPELHDIPIYYASSLAKKCMAVYQTYVNAMNDKIRKQININNPFVFKHISNLKSMDHFDDIGPSVVMASPGMMQSGLSRELFESWCTDKRNGVIIAGYCVEGTLAKHIMSEPEEITTMSGQKLPLKMSVDYISFSAHTDYQQTSEFIRALKPPHVILVHGEQNEMARLKAALIREYEDNDEVHIEVHNPRNTEAVTLNFRGEKLAKVMGSLADKKPEQGQRISGILVKRNFNYHILSPCDLSNYTDLAMSTVTQTQAIPYTGPFSLLSYQLQKLTGDVEEIEIQQKPALKVFKNITVIQEPGMVVLEWVANPANDMYADTVTTVILEVQSNPKIQKAAVNKISKKIDMDVYRKRMEIMLQDMFGEDCVSSKDESVLCITVDGKTANISLDTRTVDCELGSEDDESLREMVELAAQRLYDALSPVY from the exons ATGCTACAAAAGCTATTTACAGATGGCTTCTTTCAGACTATGTTAAAGTCAG GCCATGTTCTGGGAGCAGCCATGTTTATGATTGAAATAGCTGGTGTGAAg CTCTTATATACAGGTGATTTCTCAAGGCAGGAGGACAGACACCTGATGGCAGCTGAGATTCCCAATATTAAACCTGACATTCTTATAATT gaaTCCACCTATGGCACGCACATTCACGAGAAGAGGGAGGAGCGGGAGGCGCGGTTCTGCAACACCGTTCACGACATCGTCAACAGAGGGGGCCGAGGCCTCATCCCCGTGTTTGCCCTGGGCCGAGCTCAGGAACTGCTCCTCATCTTAG aTGAATACTGGCAGAATCATCCTGAACTGCATGATATCCCCATATACTATGCCTCCTCTTTGGCCAAGAAATGTATGGCAGTTTATCAGACATACGTCAATGCCATGAATGACAAAATCCGCAAGCAAATTAACATCAacaatccttttgttttcaagcaTATTAGTAATCTGAAG AGTATGGATCACTTTGATGACATTGGCCCCAGTGTTGTGATGGCTTCCCCAGGTATGATGCAGAGTGGCTTATCCAGGGAGTTGTTTGAGAGCTGGTGCACAGATAAGAGAAATGGAGTCATTATTGCAGGGTACTGCGTTGAAGGAACTCTTGCTAAG caCATCATGTCTGAACCTGAAGAGATCACAACTATGTCAGGGCAAAAACTCCCACTGAAGATGTCTGTGGattacatttctttctctgctcaCACAGATTATCAACAAACCAGTGAATTTATCCGGGCCCTGAAACCTCCACATGTG ATTTTAGTTCATGGTGAGCAGAATGAAATGGCCAGATTGAAAGCAGCATTGATACGGGAGTATGAGGATAATGATGAAGTTCATATAGAAGTTCATAATCCTAGGAATACTGAAGCTGTGACATTAaacttcagaggagaaaaacttGCCAAG GTGATGGGATCTTTAGCAGATAAGAAACCAGAGCAAGGACAGAGAATTTCTGGAATCCTagttaaaagaaattttaactATCACATCCTTTCTCCATGTGACCTCTCCA ATTACACGGACTTGGCCATGAGCACGGTGACCCAGACCCAAGCCATCCCCTACACGGGCCCTTTCAGTCTGCTCTCGTACCAGCTGCAGAAACTCACCG GTGATGTAGAAGAAATAGAAATCCAGCAAAAACCAGCCCTGAAGGTTTTCAAAAATATTACTGTCATCCAGGAACCAGGCATGGTAGTCCTTGAG TGGGTGGCAAATCCTGCTAATGATATGTATGCAGACACTGTGACAACAGTGATACTGGAAGTTCAGTCAAACCCCAAAATACAGAAAG ctgcaGTAAATAAGATTTCCAAAAAAATAGATATGGATGTATATAGGAAGAGAATGGAGATCATGCTTCA GGATATGTTTGGAGAGGACTGTGTGAGTTCCAAAGATGAGTCTGTGCTGTGCATCACAGTGGATGGAAAGACTGCCAACATTTCCCTGGACACTCGG ACAGTTGACTGTGAGCTGGGGAGCGAAGATGATGAATCCCTTCGTGAAATGGTGGAACTGGCAGCACAGAGGCTTTATGATGCCCTCAGCCCTGTATACTGA
- the CPSF3 gene encoding cleavage and polyadenylation specificity factor subunit 3 isoform X2 encodes MAAKRKAEALIPAEESDQLLIRPLGAGQEVGRSCIILEFKGRKIMLDCGIHPGLEGMDALPYIDLIDPAEIDLLLISHFHLDHCGALPWFLQKTSFKGRTFMTHATKAIYRWLLSDYVKVSNISADDMLYTETDLEESMDKIETINFHEVKEVAGIKFWCYHAGHVLGAAMFMIEIAGVKLLYTGDFSRQEDRHLMAAEIPNIKPDILIIESTYGTHIHEKREEREARFCNTVHDIVNRGGRGLIPVFALGRAQELLLILDEYWQNHPELHDIPIYYASSLAKKCMAVYQTYVNAMNDKIRKQININNPFVFKHISNLKSMDHFDDIGPSVVMASPGMMQSGLSRELFESWCTDKRNGVIIAGYCVEGTLAKHIMSEPEEITTMSGQKLPLKMSVDYISFSAHTDYQQTSEFIRALKPPHVILVHGEQNEMARLKAALIREYEDNDEVHIEVHNPRNTEAVTLNFRGEKLAKVMGSLADKKPEQGQRISGILVKRNFNYHILSPCDLSNYTDLAMSTVTQTQAIPYTGPFSLLSYQLQKLTGDVEEIEIQQKPALKVFKNITVIQEPGMVVLEWVANPANDMYADTVTTVILEVQSNPKIQKAAVNKISKKIDMDVYRKRMEIMLQDMFGEDCVSSKDESVLCITVDGKTANISLDTRTVDCELGSEDDESLREMVELAAQRLYDALSPVY; translated from the exons ATGGCGGCCAAGCGCAAAGCCGAGGCGCTGATCCCGGCCGAGGAGAGCGACCAGCTGCTCATCCGGCCCCT AGGTGCTGGTCAAGAAGTAGGAAGGTCATGCATCATTCTGGagtttaaaggaagaaaaataatg ctTGATTGTGGAATCcatcctgggctggaaggaatggATGCTCTTCCTTACATTGATTTGATAGATCCAGCTGAGATTGATCTCCTCCTTATTAGTCA CTTCCATTTAGATCACTGTGGGGCTTTGCCATGGTTTTTACAGAAAACAAGTTTTAAGGGAAGGACATTTATGACTCATGCTACAAAAGCTATTTACAGATGGCTTCTTTCAGACTATGTTAAAGTCAG TAACATCTCAGCAGATGACATGCTGTACACAGAAACAGACCTGGAAGAAAGCATGGACAAGATTGAGACCATCAACTTCCATGAAGTGAAGGAGGTGGCAGGAATCAAATTCTGGTGCTACCACGCAGGCCATGTTCTGGGAGCAGCCATGTTTATGATTGAAATAGCTGGTGTGAAg CTCTTATATACAGGTGATTTCTCAAGGCAGGAGGACAGACACCTGATGGCAGCTGAGATTCCCAATATTAAACCTGACATTCTTATAATT gaaTCCACCTATGGCACGCACATTCACGAGAAGAGGGAGGAGCGGGAGGCGCGGTTCTGCAACACCGTTCACGACATCGTCAACAGAGGGGGCCGAGGCCTCATCCCCGTGTTTGCCCTGGGCCGAGCTCAGGAACTGCTCCTCATCTTAG aTGAATACTGGCAGAATCATCCTGAACTGCATGATATCCCCATATACTATGCCTCCTCTTTGGCCAAGAAATGTATGGCAGTTTATCAGACATACGTCAATGCCATGAATGACAAAATCCGCAAGCAAATTAACATCAacaatccttttgttttcaagcaTATTAGTAATCTGAAG AGTATGGATCACTTTGATGACATTGGCCCCAGTGTTGTGATGGCTTCCCCAGGTATGATGCAGAGTGGCTTATCCAGGGAGTTGTTTGAGAGCTGGTGCACAGATAAGAGAAATGGAGTCATTATTGCAGGGTACTGCGTTGAAGGAACTCTTGCTAAG caCATCATGTCTGAACCTGAAGAGATCACAACTATGTCAGGGCAAAAACTCCCACTGAAGATGTCTGTGGattacatttctttctctgctcaCACAGATTATCAACAAACCAGTGAATTTATCCGGGCCCTGAAACCTCCACATGTG ATTTTAGTTCATGGTGAGCAGAATGAAATGGCCAGATTGAAAGCAGCATTGATACGGGAGTATGAGGATAATGATGAAGTTCATATAGAAGTTCATAATCCTAGGAATACTGAAGCTGTGACATTAaacttcagaggagaaaaacttGCCAAG GTGATGGGATCTTTAGCAGATAAGAAACCAGAGCAAGGACAGAGAATTTCTGGAATCCTagttaaaagaaattttaactATCACATCCTTTCTCCATGTGACCTCTCCA ATTACACGGACTTGGCCATGAGCACGGTGACCCAGACCCAAGCCATCCCCTACACGGGCCCTTTCAGTCTGCTCTCGTACCAGCTGCAGAAACTCACCG GTGATGTAGAAGAAATAGAAATCCAGCAAAAACCAGCCCTGAAGGTTTTCAAAAATATTACTGTCATCCAGGAACCAGGCATGGTAGTCCTTGAG TGGGTGGCAAATCCTGCTAATGATATGTATGCAGACACTGTGACAACAGTGATACTGGAAGTTCAGTCAAACCCCAAAATACAGAAAG ctgcaGTAAATAAGATTTCCAAAAAAATAGATATGGATGTATATAGGAAGAGAATGGAGATCATGCTTCA GGATATGTTTGGAGAGGACTGTGTGAGTTCCAAAGATGAGTCTGTGCTGTGCATCACAGTGGATGGAAAGACTGCCAACATTTCCCTGGACACTCGG ACAGTTGACTGTGAGCTGGGGAGCGAAGATGATGAATCCCTTCGTGAAATGGTGGAACTGGCAGCACAGAGGCTTTATGATGCCCTCAGCCCTGTATACTGA
- the CPSF3 gene encoding cleavage and polyadenylation specificity factor subunit 3 isoform X1, giving the protein MLDCGIHPGLEGMDALPYIDLIDPAEIDLLLISHFHLDHCGALPWFLQKTSFKGRTFMTHATKAIYRWLLSDYVKVSNISADDMLYTETDLEESMDKIETINFHEVKEVAGIKFWCYHAGHVLGAAMFMIEIAGVKLLYTGDFSRQEDRHLMAAEIPNIKPDILIIESTYGTHIHEKREEREARFCNTVHDIVNRGGRGLIPVFALGRAQELLLILDEYWQNHPELHDIPIYYASSLAKKCMAVYQTYVNAMNDKIRKQININNPFVFKHISNLKSMDHFDDIGPSVVMASPGMMQSGLSRELFESWCTDKRNGVIIAGYCVEGTLAKHIMSEPEEITTMSGQKLPLKMSVDYISFSAHTDYQQTSEFIRALKPPHVILVHGEQNEMARLKAALIREYEDNDEVHIEVHNPRNTEAVTLNFRGEKLAKVMGSLADKKPEQGQRISGILVKRNFNYHILSPCDLSNYTDLAMSTVTQTQAIPYTGPFSLLSYQLQKLTGDVEEIEIQQKPALKVFKNITVIQEPGMVVLEWVANPANDMYADTVTTVILEVQSNPKIQKAAVNKISKKIDMDVYRKRMEIMLQDMFGEDCVSSKDESVLCITVDGKTANISLDTRTVDCELGSEDDESLREMVELAAQRLYDALSPVY; this is encoded by the exons atg ctTGATTGTGGAATCcatcctgggctggaaggaatggATGCTCTTCCTTACATTGATTTGATAGATCCAGCTGAGATTGATCTCCTCCTTATTAGTCA CTTCCATTTAGATCACTGTGGGGCTTTGCCATGGTTTTTACAGAAAACAAGTTTTAAGGGAAGGACATTTATGACTCATGCTACAAAAGCTATTTACAGATGGCTTCTTTCAGACTATGTTAAAGTCAG TAACATCTCAGCAGATGACATGCTGTACACAGAAACAGACCTGGAAGAAAGCATGGACAAGATTGAGACCATCAACTTCCATGAAGTGAAGGAGGTGGCAGGAATCAAATTCTGGTGCTACCACGCAGGCCATGTTCTGGGAGCAGCCATGTTTATGATTGAAATAGCTGGTGTGAAg CTCTTATATACAGGTGATTTCTCAAGGCAGGAGGACAGACACCTGATGGCAGCTGAGATTCCCAATATTAAACCTGACATTCTTATAATT gaaTCCACCTATGGCACGCACATTCACGAGAAGAGGGAGGAGCGGGAGGCGCGGTTCTGCAACACCGTTCACGACATCGTCAACAGAGGGGGCCGAGGCCTCATCCCCGTGTTTGCCCTGGGCCGAGCTCAGGAACTGCTCCTCATCTTAG aTGAATACTGGCAGAATCATCCTGAACTGCATGATATCCCCATATACTATGCCTCCTCTTTGGCCAAGAAATGTATGGCAGTTTATCAGACATACGTCAATGCCATGAATGACAAAATCCGCAAGCAAATTAACATCAacaatccttttgttttcaagcaTATTAGTAATCTGAAG AGTATGGATCACTTTGATGACATTGGCCCCAGTGTTGTGATGGCTTCCCCAGGTATGATGCAGAGTGGCTTATCCAGGGAGTTGTTTGAGAGCTGGTGCACAGATAAGAGAAATGGAGTCATTATTGCAGGGTACTGCGTTGAAGGAACTCTTGCTAAG caCATCATGTCTGAACCTGAAGAGATCACAACTATGTCAGGGCAAAAACTCCCACTGAAGATGTCTGTGGattacatttctttctctgctcaCACAGATTATCAACAAACCAGTGAATTTATCCGGGCCCTGAAACCTCCACATGTG ATTTTAGTTCATGGTGAGCAGAATGAAATGGCCAGATTGAAAGCAGCATTGATACGGGAGTATGAGGATAATGATGAAGTTCATATAGAAGTTCATAATCCTAGGAATACTGAAGCTGTGACATTAaacttcagaggagaaaaacttGCCAAG GTGATGGGATCTTTAGCAGATAAGAAACCAGAGCAAGGACAGAGAATTTCTGGAATCCTagttaaaagaaattttaactATCACATCCTTTCTCCATGTGACCTCTCCA ATTACACGGACTTGGCCATGAGCACGGTGACCCAGACCCAAGCCATCCCCTACACGGGCCCTTTCAGTCTGCTCTCGTACCAGCTGCAGAAACTCACCG GTGATGTAGAAGAAATAGAAATCCAGCAAAAACCAGCCCTGAAGGTTTTCAAAAATATTACTGTCATCCAGGAACCAGGCATGGTAGTCCTTGAG TGGGTGGCAAATCCTGCTAATGATATGTATGCAGACACTGTGACAACAGTGATACTGGAAGTTCAGTCAAACCCCAAAATACAGAAAG ctgcaGTAAATAAGATTTCCAAAAAAATAGATATGGATGTATATAGGAAGAGAATGGAGATCATGCTTCA GGATATGTTTGGAGAGGACTGTGTGAGTTCCAAAGATGAGTCTGTGCTGTGCATCACAGTGGATGGAAAGACTGCCAACATTTCCCTGGACACTCGG ACAGTTGACTGTGAGCTGGGGAGCGAAGATGATGAATCCCTTCGTGAAATGGTGGAACTGGCAGCACAGAGGCTTTATGATGCCCTCAGCCCTGTATACTGA
- the ITGB1BP1 gene encoding integrin beta-1-binding protein 1 isoform X2 yields the protein MFRKGKKRHSSSSSQSSEISTKSKSVDSSLGGLSRSSTVASLDTDSTKSSGQSNSNSDTCAEFRVKYVGAIEKLKYNESKSLEGPLDLINYIDVAQMESYLLFQVKRSLLWEFPSMALKFPHLISMMVCYDDGLGAGKSLLALKTTDAASEECSLWVYQCSSLEQAQAICKVLSTAFDSVLMSEKS from the exons ATgtttagaaaaggaaagaagcgacacagcagcagcagctcacaaaGCAGTGAAATCAGCACTAAAAGCAAG tctgtaGATTCCAGTCTTGGGGGACTTTCCAGGTCTAGTACTGTGGCCAGCCTCGATACAGACTCCACAAAAAGTTCAG GACAAAGCAATAGTAATTCTGATACATGTGCAGAATTCAGAGTTAAATATGTTGGTGCCATTGAAAAATTGAAATACAATGAGAGCAAAAGCCTTGAAGGGCCACTGGACTTGATAAATTACATAGATGTTGCACAG ATGGAAAGTTACCTTTTGTTCCAGGTGAAGAGGAGTTTATTATGGGAGTTTCCAAGTATGGCATTAAAGTTTCCACATCTGATCAGTAT GATGGTGTGCTATGACGATGGTCTGGGAGCAGGAAAAAGTTTACTGGCTTTGAAGACAACAGATGCAGCCTCTGAAGAATGTAGCCTCTGGGTATATCAGTGCAGTAGTTTG GAACAAGCACAAGCCATTTGCAAAGTGTTGTCTACAGCCTTTGACTCAGTTTTGATGTCGGAGAAGTCCTGA
- the ITGB1BP1 gene encoding integrin beta-1-binding protein 1 isoform X3, protein MFRKGKKRHSSSSSQSSEISTKSKSVDSSLGGLSRSSTVASLDTDSTKSSGQSNSNSDTCAEFRVKYVGAIEKLKYNESKSLEGPLDLINYIDVAQVKRSLLWEFPSMALKFPHLISMMVCYDDGLGAGKSLLALKTTDAASEECSLWVYQCSSLEQAQAICKVLSTAFDSVLMSEKS, encoded by the exons ATgtttagaaaaggaaagaagcgacacagcagcagcagctcacaaaGCAGTGAAATCAGCACTAAAAGCAAG tctgtaGATTCCAGTCTTGGGGGACTTTCCAGGTCTAGTACTGTGGCCAGCCTCGATACAGACTCCACAAAAAGTTCAG GACAAAGCAATAGTAATTCTGATACATGTGCAGAATTCAGAGTTAAATATGTTGGTGCCATTGAAAAATTGAAATACAATGAGAGCAAAAGCCTTGAAGGGCCACTGGACTTGATAAATTACATAGATGTTGCACAG GTGAAGAGGAGTTTATTATGGGAGTTTCCAAGTATGGCATTAAAGTTTCCACATCTGATCAGTAT GATGGTGTGCTATGACGATGGTCTGGGAGCAGGAAAAAGTTTACTGGCTTTGAAGACAACAGATGCAGCCTCTGAAGAATGTAGCCTCTGGGTATATCAGTGCAGTAGTTTG GAACAAGCACAAGCCATTTGCAAAGTGTTGTCTACAGCCTTTGACTCAGTTTTGATGTCGGAGAAGTCCTGA
- the ITGB1BP1 gene encoding integrin beta-1-binding protein 1 isoform X1: MFRKGKKRHSSSSSQSSEISTKSKSVDSSLGGLSRSSTVASLDTDSTKSSGQSNSNSDTCAEFRVKYVGAIEKLKYNESKSLEGPLDLINYIDVAQQDGKLPFVPGEEEFIMGVSKYGIKVSTSDQYDVLHRHALYLIVRMVCYDDGLGAGKSLLALKTTDAASEECSLWVYQCSSLEQAQAICKVLSTAFDSVLMSEKS, encoded by the exons ATgtttagaaaaggaaagaagcgacacagcagcagcagctcacaaaGCAGTGAAATCAGCACTAAAAGCAAG tctgtaGATTCCAGTCTTGGGGGACTTTCCAGGTCTAGTACTGTGGCCAGCCTCGATACAGACTCCACAAAAAGTTCAG GACAAAGCAATAGTAATTCTGATACATGTGCAGAATTCAGAGTTAAATATGTTGGTGCCATTGAAAAATTGAAATACAATGAGAGCAAAAGCCTTGAAGGGCCACTGGACTTGATAAATTACATAGATGTTGCACAG CAAGATGGAAAGTTACCTTTTGTTCCAGGTGAAGAGGAGTTTATTATGGGAGTTTCCAAGTATGGCATTAAAGTTTCCACATCTGATCAGTAT GATGTGTTACATAGGCATGCTCTCTATTTGATTGTAAGGATGGTGTGCTATGACGATGGTCTGGGAGCAGGAAAAAGTTTACTGGCTTTGAAGACAACAGATGCAGCCTCTGAAGAATGTAGCCTCTGGGTATATCAGTGCAGTAGTTTG GAACAAGCACAAGCCATTTGCAAAGTGTTGTCTACAGCCTTTGACTCAGTTTTGATGTCGGAGAAGTCCTGA